In one window of Kitasatospora sp. MMS16-BH015 DNA:
- a CDS encoding methyltransferase has product MSSQIPTQPATAAEYLPLAFGFALHQIGATVSSLGILDAVAERPRTAEQLIELTGAHPRSLRRLLYAAVKAGVLFQDADGYRATPVSEQFGPLSDMHANPAVWRAWEVLEESVRTGRSAFDIANGAPLFEHFKNDPKLAATFHAAMTGGSDVQSPAIVKHFDFTRFRHAVDVGGGRGTLLAAVLGANSGLRGTVFDTANGVVETAGVLAEAGLDDRCDITVGSFFESVPAGGDVYLLKNILHDWNDEESIRILGNIREVLPEGGRVVVFTSVLSEGESTDEDPGDALGAAISDIEMLVMTTGRERTLAEYEQLFAGAGLRLTAATPLPCPYLYHALEAAPIAS; this is encoded by the coding sequence ATGAGCAGTCAGATCCCGACGCAGCCGGCGACCGCCGCGGAGTACCTGCCGCTGGCCTTCGGATTCGCCCTCCACCAGATCGGCGCGACCGTGTCGAGCCTCGGCATCCTCGACGCGGTGGCCGAGCGGCCCCGGACCGCCGAGCAGCTGATCGAGCTCACCGGGGCCCACCCGCGCAGCCTGCGCCGCCTGCTGTACGCCGCGGTCAAGGCGGGCGTGCTCTTCCAGGACGCCGACGGCTACCGGGCCACCCCGGTGTCCGAGCAGTTCGGGCCGCTGTCCGACATGCACGCCAACCCCGCGGTCTGGCGGGCCTGGGAGGTGCTGGAGGAGTCGGTGCGCACCGGGCGGTCGGCGTTCGACATCGCCAACGGCGCCCCGCTCTTCGAGCACTTCAAGAACGACCCGAAGCTGGCCGCCACCTTCCACGCCGCGATGACCGGCGGCAGTGACGTGCAGTCACCCGCGATCGTCAAGCACTTCGACTTCACCCGCTTCCGGCACGCGGTGGACGTCGGCGGCGGCCGCGGCACCCTGCTGGCGGCCGTGCTCGGCGCCAACTCCGGGCTGCGCGGCACCGTGTTCGACACCGCCAACGGCGTCGTGGAGACCGCCGGCGTGCTCGCCGAGGCCGGGCTCGACGACCGCTGCGACATCACCGTGGGCTCGTTCTTCGAGTCGGTGCCCGCCGGTGGGGACGTGTACCTGCTGAAGAACATCCTGCACGACTGGAACGACGAGGAGAGCATCCGGATCCTCGGCAACATCCGCGAGGTCCTCCCCGAGGGCGGCCGGGTCGTCGTCTTCACCTCGGTGCTGTCCGAGGGCGAGAGCACCGACGAGGACCCGGGCGACGCGCTGGGTGCGGCCATCTCCGACATCGAGATGCTGGTGATGACCACCGGCCGCGAGCGCACCCTGGCGGAGTACGAGCAGCTGTTCGCCGGCGCCGGCCTGCGGCTCACCGCCGCCACCCCGCTGCCCTGCCCGTACCTCTACCACGCACTGGAAGCGGCGCCGATCGCCTCCTGA
- a CDS encoding LLM class flavin-dependent oxidoreductase, which produces MDIGVCLPIGVPGASGGQLIEFARRADALGFSSLTVTDRVVYDSYDSLVALSAAAAVTTRIKLVTAILLPAYRPSVVELAKQLASLDRLSEGRLVIGVSAGMREDDYAATGTDFSTRGHRLDTMLQELREVWAGKGPTPGVGPRPVNGDIPLWGGGHSPAGLRRAARHAIGWISPGGPPQRFADQVAGFRALWDEEGRSGSPRMGANCYVALGPGGAEHAREHMLSYYAYMGQLAEHLAKGAVTEADTLRALVEGYAAAGCDELFLLPVTADPGHLDLLADAVLR; this is translated from the coding sequence GTGGACATCGGGGTTTGCCTGCCGATCGGCGTACCCGGCGCCTCCGGCGGCCAGTTGATCGAGTTCGCCCGCCGGGCCGACGCTCTCGGCTTCAGCAGCCTGACCGTCACCGACCGCGTGGTGTACGACAGTTACGACAGCCTCGTGGCCCTCTCCGCGGCCGCCGCGGTCACCACCCGGATCAAGCTGGTCACGGCCATCCTGCTGCCCGCCTACCGGCCCAGCGTGGTGGAACTGGCCAAGCAGCTCGCCAGCCTGGACCGGCTCTCCGAGGGCCGCCTGGTGATCGGCGTCTCGGCCGGCATGCGCGAGGACGACTACGCCGCGACCGGCACCGACTTCAGCACCCGGGGCCACCGCCTGGACACCATGCTGCAGGAGCTGCGGGAGGTCTGGGCCGGCAAGGGCCCGACGCCCGGAGTCGGCCCGCGCCCGGTCAACGGCGACATCCCGCTGTGGGGCGGCGGCCACTCCCCGGCCGGGCTGCGCCGCGCCGCGCGCCACGCAATCGGCTGGATCTCCCCCGGCGGCCCGCCGCAGCGCTTCGCCGACCAGGTGGCCGGCTTCCGCGCGCTGTGGGACGAGGAGGGCCGCAGCGGCTCCCCCCGGATGGGCGCGAACTGCTACGTGGCCCTCGGCCCGGGCGGGGCGGAGCACGCCCGGGAGCACATGCTCAGCTACTACGCCTACATGGGCCAGTTGGCCGAGCACCTGGCGAAGGGCGCCGTGACCGAGGCCGACACGCTCCGCGCGCTGGTCGAGGGCTACGCCGCCGCCGGCTGCGACGAGCTGTTCCTGCTGCCGGTCACCGCCGACCCCGGCCACCTGGACCTGCTCGCGGATGCGGTCCTGCGCTGA
- a CDS encoding TenA family protein, which produces MLRRRLWSRAEPLVAQVLDHPFWAGLRDGTLPPQVLWHFAEQDARYTVPAYARALARTAAAPDREDHGALLAGAACATFESLTRMSRELTELSDRFEGLAPAAGISPSTLAHTSFMTAAATESFAAGIGGLLPMTWFHQQVCLDLRKRQVPGARYEWWIDQYCPEDGFHDYVEAYLEMIDDFGRRATEAEVTVLADSFLYGARYELAFCEAAWRLQGWAE; this is translated from the coding sequence ATGCTGCGACGACGACTCTGGTCCCGCGCCGAACCCCTGGTCGCCCAAGTCCTGGACCATCCCTTCTGGGCCGGGCTCCGGGACGGCACGCTGCCGCCCCAGGTCCTCTGGCACTTCGCGGAGCAGGACGCCCGCTACACGGTGCCCGCCTACGCGCGGGCCCTCGCCCGTACCGCGGCCGCGCCGGACCGGGAGGACCACGGCGCGCTGCTCGCGGGCGCGGCCTGCGCCACCTTCGAGTCGCTCACCCGGATGTCCCGCGAGCTGACGGAGCTGTCCGACCGGTTCGAGGGGCTGGCACCGGCGGCCGGCATCAGCCCGTCGACGCTGGCCCACACCTCGTTCATGACGGCCGCCGCCACCGAGTCCTTCGCCGCCGGGATCGGCGGGCTGCTGCCCATGACCTGGTTCCACCAGCAGGTCTGCCTGGACCTGAGGAAGCGTCAAGTCCCGGGCGCGCGCTACGAGTGGTGGATCGACCAGTACTGTCCCGAGGACGGCTTCCATGACTACGTCGAGGCCTACCTCGAGATGATCGACGACTTCGGCCGGCGGGCGACCGAGGCCGAAGTCACTGTGCTCGCCGACAGTTTCCTGTACGGCGCCCGCTACGAGCTGGCCTTCTGCGAGGCGGCCTGGCGGTTGCAGGGCTGGGCCGAATGA
- a CDS encoding cytochrome P450, whose protein sequence is MSASSPIGYPLPWAPAPDIPESWAALGERPLQEITLPSGDPALLVTRYKDVRRLFADERLSRNTFGRASRVSASNDLFGDPNIDNDPPRYLTERSVVMRAFSARRIEALREVVKVIVEELLDAMEAGPQPAELMEAFAYPLPILVICHMLGVPPQDRPKFRRLIDGFLSVSALPEDEVEECRKQYWEYLAELIDAKRAEPGDDLISDLIEISREDPSKLTAYQLQHWVKTLLIAGYVTTASQLGTGMAVLLHRPEVAAELKADLSLVPSAVEELLRYQMMGTSLGTLRYAVEDIELLDGSTVIPKGSTVLLSQESNMDPAEFDDPLKLDIHRTDNHHLTFGAGIHFCAGAALARMELQEATEGLLRRFPGLRLAVPGEELKRPVGGFLAGYTEIPVSW, encoded by the coding sequence ATGAGCGCGTCGAGTCCCATCGGGTATCCCCTTCCCTGGGCGCCGGCACCGGACATTCCGGAATCCTGGGCGGCCCTGGGCGAGCGGCCGCTGCAGGAGATCACGCTGCCCAGCGGTGACCCGGCCCTCCTGGTCACCCGCTACAAGGACGTACGGCGGCTGTTCGCCGACGAGCGGCTCAGCCGCAACACCTTCGGCCGGGCCTCGCGGGTCTCCGCCAGCAACGACCTGTTCGGCGACCCGAACATCGACAACGACCCGCCGCGCTACCTGACCGAACGCTCCGTGGTGATGCGGGCGTTCAGTGCGCGCCGGATCGAGGCGCTGCGCGAGGTCGTCAAGGTGATCGTCGAGGAGCTGCTGGACGCCATGGAGGCCGGGCCGCAGCCGGCCGAGCTGATGGAGGCGTTCGCCTACCCGCTGCCCATCCTGGTGATCTGCCACATGCTCGGCGTGCCGCCGCAGGACCGGCCCAAGTTCCGGCGCCTGATCGACGGCTTCCTGTCGGTCTCGGCCCTGCCCGAGGACGAGGTCGAGGAGTGCCGGAAGCAGTACTGGGAGTACCTGGCCGAGCTGATCGACGCCAAGCGGGCCGAGCCCGGCGACGACCTGATCAGCGACCTGATCGAGATCAGCCGGGAGGATCCGTCCAAGCTGACGGCCTACCAGCTGCAGCACTGGGTCAAGACGCTGCTGATCGCCGGCTACGTGACGACGGCCTCGCAGCTGGGCACCGGCATGGCCGTGCTGCTGCACCGGCCGGAGGTGGCCGCCGAGCTGAAGGCCGACCTCTCGCTGGTGCCCTCCGCCGTCGAGGAGCTGCTCCGCTACCAGATGATGGGCACCTCGCTGGGGACGCTGCGGTACGCGGTCGAGGACATCGAGCTGCTCGACGGCAGCACGGTCATCCCGAAGGGGTCGACCGTGCTGCTCTCCCAGGAGTCCAACATGGACCCCGCGGAGTTCGACGACCCGCTGAAGCTGGACATCCACCGCACCGACAACCACCACTTGACCTTCGGCGCGGGCATCCACTTCTGCGCGGGCGCGGCCCTGGCCCGGATGGAGTTGCAGGAGGCCACCGAGGGCCTGCTGCGGCGGTTCCCGGGGCTGCGGCTCGCGGTGCCGGGCGAGGAGCTGAAGCGGCCGGTCGGCGGCTTCCTCGCCGGTTACACCGAGATCCCGGTGAGCTGGTGA
- a CDS encoding ferredoxin, producing the protein MGSLRVSADRESCVTSSLCVYRLPQVFDQDAEGRVLVVDEQPPDGLLRELQRARRGCPTRSIRLEGPGVEPDEAGEATP; encoded by the coding sequence ATGGGCTCCCTGCGCGTCTCGGCCGACCGGGAGAGCTGTGTGACCAGCAGCCTCTGCGTCTACCGGCTGCCCCAGGTGTTCGACCAGGACGCCGAGGGCCGGGTGCTGGTGGTGGACGAGCAGCCGCCGGACGGGCTGCTCCGCGAGTTGCAGCGCGCCCGGCGCGGCTGCCCGACCCGGTCGATCCGGCTCGAGGGGCCGGGCGTCGAGCCCGACGAGGCGGGGGAGGCCACGCCATGA
- a CDS encoding FAD-dependent monooxygenase — MPVLIVGGGYSGLATSMFLAHHGVRSLLVDRHAGVAVQGRARGINPRTMEIYRPLGIEERIKEAGRPFDADSGVVRCESLSSEWNWIMMQDSPRALPELTAGEFGMADQSTVEPILAETARAGGAELRHYTQCVSVEQDADGVTAVIEDRTTGKRRTVRAQYLVACDGYRGGIRESVGIERTGRGVIRSYVSFVIKADLSDLIEKTALFWIIGGGSVAGGFVTHAVPNQWGVALTYDPAVESPEDFTIERCAKAAQGLIGRDVPVEVVDKAAWEEAVGVADRYRSGRVFLAGDAAHVWPPAGALGANSAVQDAHNLAWKLAAVLKGQAGDALLDSYEDERRAVAVELADLTVRSQESRFGPTPQEDPLEPTLCILAQRYRSSAMIGAEHTGVIGETVDQYAKPGTRAPHLWLDHEGRRIGVHDLFHDAFTLVTGPSGDEWQRAVETVSGRTSVPVRAYRVGPASAAPELVDVEANWAARYRLGHGGAVLVRPDGYVAWRSEELPDDPAAALADALRQVLGKAA, encoded by the coding sequence GTGCCGGTACTCATCGTCGGCGGGGGGTACTCGGGTCTGGCGACCTCGATGTTCCTCGCCCACCACGGGGTGCGCTCGCTCCTGGTGGACCGTCATGCCGGGGTGGCGGTCCAGGGCCGCGCGCGCGGCATCAACCCGCGCACCATGGAGATCTACCGTCCGCTCGGCATCGAGGAGCGCATCAAGGAGGCGGGCCGCCCCTTCGACGCGGACTCGGGCGTGGTGCGCTGCGAGAGCCTGAGTTCCGAGTGGAACTGGATCATGATGCAGGACTCGCCGCGCGCGCTGCCCGAGCTGACGGCGGGTGAGTTCGGCATGGCCGACCAGAGCACCGTCGAGCCGATCCTGGCCGAGACGGCCCGCGCCGGGGGTGCCGAGCTCCGCCACTACACCCAGTGCGTGTCGGTCGAGCAGGACGCCGACGGCGTGACGGCCGTGATCGAGGACCGCACGACGGGCAAGCGGCGGACGGTACGGGCGCAGTACCTGGTCGCCTGTGACGGCTACCGCGGCGGCATCCGGGAGAGCGTGGGCATCGAGCGCACCGGGCGCGGGGTGATCCGTTCCTACGTCTCCTTCGTCATCAAGGCCGACCTGTCGGATCTGATCGAGAAGACCGCGCTGTTCTGGATCATCGGCGGCGGCAGTGTGGCCGGCGGGTTCGTCACCCACGCGGTGCCGAACCAGTGGGGCGTGGCGCTCACCTACGACCCCGCCGTCGAGTCGCCGGAGGACTTCACGATCGAGCGGTGCGCGAAGGCGGCGCAGGGCCTGATCGGCCGTGACGTGCCGGTCGAGGTCGTGGACAAGGCGGCGTGGGAGGAGGCCGTCGGCGTCGCCGACCGGTACCGCAGCGGCCGGGTCTTCCTGGCCGGTGACGCCGCGCACGTCTGGCCGCCGGCCGGCGCGCTGGGTGCCAACTCGGCCGTGCAGGACGCCCACAACCTGGCCTGGAAGCTCGCCGCCGTGCTGAAGGGGCAGGCGGGCGACGCCCTGCTGGACAGCTACGAGGACGAGCGCCGCGCCGTCGCGGTCGAGCTGGCCGACCTCACCGTCCGCAGCCAGGAGTCGCGGTTCGGGCCCACCCCGCAGGAGGACCCGCTGGAGCCCACGCTGTGCATCCTGGCCCAGCGGTACCGGTCCTCGGCGATGATCGGCGCCGAGCACACCGGCGTGATCGGCGAGACGGTGGACCAGTACGCCAAGCCCGGCACCCGCGCGCCGCACCTGTGGCTCGACCACGAGGGCCGCCGCATCGGCGTGCACGACCTCTTCCACGACGCCTTCACCCTCGTCACCGGACCGTCGGGCGACGAGTGGCAGCGGGCCGTGGAGACCGTCTCCGGGCGCACCTCCGTCCCGGTCCGGGCCTACCGGGTCGGCCCGGCCTCGGCCGCCCCCGAGCTGGTCGACGTCGAGGCGAACTGGGCCGCCCGCTACCGCCTCGGCCACGGCGGCGCGGTGCTGGTGCGCCCCGACGGCTACGTGGCGTGGCGCTCCGAGGAGCTGCCGGACGACCCGGCCGCCGCGCTGGCCGACGCGCTCCGCCAGGTGCTCGGCAAGGCGGCCTGA
- a CDS encoding NAD(P)/FAD-dependent oxidoreductase → MTDSPLRVLVIGAGTGGMALAHGLRRAGFEVAVFERDRTRSAGLHGYRVGIGPDGSSALKRLLPPELYETFKATCARPPRHFVMLTERLRTSIALPVRPAVDEESGERSVSRMTLRQVLFTGMEDVVRFDKEFTHYEQHPDGRVTAHFQDGSQETGDLLVAADGAGSRVRRQYLPHARVEDAGIISIAAKLPATPEALALLPDSVRNGIGLVLGPKGYTCILHTMEFPWDGEGRVKDGIGGNDAELVGQWPGLLFDNTRDYVNWGFWASTDKFPPDVMKRDGRELIDLVQEMTSGWHPALRELIRLGDPSTCFPINIRTSVPVPQWPTTTITLLGDAIHTMTPGQGVGANTALRDAALLTKRLTAFREGRLSLHDAVRGYETEMIRYGFEAVLASKRQTGGDQPIHRPYLGRLALAGMRSYFFVASRVPSMKQKMADAMHTHRGGDRDD, encoded by the coding sequence ATGACCGACTCGCCGCTGCGCGTCCTCGTCATCGGCGCCGGCACCGGCGGCATGGCGCTGGCCCACGGCCTGCGCCGGGCGGGCTTCGAGGTCGCGGTGTTCGAGCGCGACCGCACCCGCAGCGCGGGCCTGCACGGCTACCGGGTCGGCATCGGGCCCGACGGCAGCTCCGCCCTCAAGCGGCTGCTGCCCCCCGAGCTGTACGAGACCTTCAAGGCCACCTGCGCCCGCCCGCCGCGCCACTTCGTGATGCTCACCGAGCGGCTCCGCACCAGCATCGCCCTGCCGGTCCGCCCGGCCGTGGACGAGGAGAGCGGCGAGCGGTCGGTCAGCCGGATGACGCTGCGCCAGGTGCTGTTCACCGGCATGGAGGACGTCGTCCGGTTCGACAAGGAGTTCACCCACTACGAGCAGCACCCCGACGGCCGGGTCACCGCCCACTTCCAGGACGGCAGCCAGGAGACCGGGGACCTGCTGGTGGCCGCCGACGGGGCCGGCTCCCGGGTGCGCAGGCAGTACCTGCCGCACGCCCGGGTGGAGGACGCCGGGATCATCTCGATCGCCGCGAAGCTGCCGGCCACGCCCGAGGCCCTGGCCCTGCTGCCGGACAGCGTCCGCAACGGCATCGGCCTGGTGCTCGGCCCCAAGGGTTACACCTGCATCCTGCACACCATGGAGTTCCCCTGGGACGGGGAGGGCCGGGTCAAGGACGGCATCGGCGGCAACGACGCCGAGCTGGTCGGGCAGTGGCCGGGCCTGCTGTTCGACAACACCCGCGACTACGTCAACTGGGGCTTCTGGGCCTCGACCGACAAGTTCCCGCCGGACGTGATGAAGCGCGACGGCCGTGAACTGATCGACCTCGTCCAGGAGATGACCTCCGGGTGGCATCCCGCCCTCCGGGAGCTGATCCGGCTGGGCGACCCCAGCACCTGCTTCCCGATCAACATCCGCACCTCCGTGCCCGTCCCGCAGTGGCCCACCACCACCATCACGCTGCTCGGCGACGCGATCCACACCATGACGCCCGGTCAGGGGGTCGGCGCCAACACCGCCCTGCGCGACGCGGCGCTGCTCACCAAGCGGCTCACCGCCTTCCGCGAGGGCCGGCTCAGCCTGCACGACGCCGTCCGCGGCTACGAGACCGAGATGATCCGGTACGGCTTCGAGGCCGTGCTGGCGTCGAAGCGCCAGACCGGCGGCGACCAGCCGATCCACCGGCCGTACCTCGGGCGGCTGGCGCTCGCCGGGATGCGCTCCTACTTCTTCGTGGCCTCGCGGGTGCCGTCCATGAAACAGAAGATGGCCGACGCCATGCACACCCACCGCGGCGGGGACCGGGACGACTGA
- a CDS encoding FAD-dependent monooxygenase, which yields MPADSSRPGPGRSAVVVGGGIGGLAAAVGLHRTGWRVTVLERAPEPREAGAGISLLTNAQRALDLLGLGDAVRANAAVMAPGGEGLRLASGRRLQPPADPAFLRERGLSLLVLTRPALHGLLRAALPDGALRTGAAVTRVVDQGGSAVAFHRTPEGEQAVSGDLVIAADGAFSAIRSALWPQVPPPVYSGHSVWRGIAEGVDSAAEPGGSTWGRGLEFGRMPLGGDRVYWFAVANTPEGRRFPDEHAEVLRRFGSWHQPVPALIAATPLGGVLRHDVFELAQPLPGYVSGRVAVLGDAAHAMTSDLGQGACQALEDAAVLCAVLAAQDDIPRALADYDEQRRPRSQSIVEASRRMGELKLTERPWQLLRRNARMRRTQPRASQQGLAMVGDWHPPALPEPAAVAAARPGEAR from the coding sequence ATGCCCGCGGATTCGAGCCGGCCAGGGCCGGGCCGCAGCGCGGTGGTCGTCGGGGGCGGGATCGGCGGGCTGGCCGCCGCCGTCGGACTGCACCGGACCGGCTGGCGCGTCACCGTGCTGGAACGCGCTCCCGAGCCGCGCGAGGCCGGCGCCGGCATCTCGCTGCTGACCAACGCCCAGCGGGCCCTGGACCTGCTGGGCCTCGGGGACGCCGTCCGGGCGAACGCGGCGGTGATGGCACCCGGGGGAGAGGGCCTGCGGCTCGCCTCCGGACGCCGCCTCCAGCCGCCGGCCGACCCGGCCTTCCTGCGGGAGAGGGGCCTGTCCCTCCTGGTGCTGACCCGCCCCGCCCTGCACGGCCTGCTGCGCGCCGCCCTCCCGGACGGCGCGCTGCGCACCGGCGCGGCCGTCACCCGGGTCGTCGACCAAGGGGGCTCCGCGGTGGCCTTCCACCGCACGCCGGAGGGCGAGCAGGCCGTGAGCGGCGACCTGGTGATCGCCGCGGACGGAGCCTTCAGCGCGATCAGGAGTGCCCTGTGGCCGCAGGTGCCGCCGCCCGTCTACAGCGGGCACAGCGTCTGGCGGGGCATCGCCGAAGGGGTCGACAGTGCCGCCGAGCCGGGCGGCAGCACCTGGGGGCGCGGCCTGGAGTTCGGCCGGATGCCGCTCGGCGGCGACCGCGTCTACTGGTTCGCCGTCGCCAACACACCGGAGGGCAGGCGCTTCCCCGACGAACACGCCGAGGTGCTGCGCCGGTTCGGCTCCTGGCACCAGCCGGTGCCCGCGCTGATCGCCGCGACCCCGCTGGGCGGGGTGCTGCGCCACGACGTCTTCGAGCTGGCGCAGCCGCTGCCCGGTTACGTGTCCGGGCGGGTGGCAGTGCTGGGCGACGCCGCGCACGCCATGACCTCCGATCTCGGGCAGGGGGCGTGCCAGGCCCTGGAGGACGCGGCGGTCCTGTGCGCCGTCCTCGCGGCGCAGGACGACATCCCCCGGGCGCTCGCCGACTACGACGAGCAGCGTCGGCCGCGGTCCCAGTCGATCGTCGAAGCGTCGCGTCGGATGGGCGAGTTGAAGCTGACCGAGCGGCCCTGGCAGCTGCTGCGGCGCAATGCCCGGATGCGGCGCACGCAGCCGCGGGCGAGCCAGCAGGGGCTGGCCATGGTGGGTGACTGGCACCCGCCGGCCCTCCCCGAGCCCGCGGCGGTGGCGGCGGCCCGGCCGGGGGAGGCCCGGTGA
- a CDS encoding class I SAM-dependent methyltransferase, translating into MTETSPAPERLDPRIAHAQEVYTRGKLAIYDKWVLGLFCSAVWKCPAHVMRKLYDTSVGHRHLDIGPGTGYFVDRCRFPAPDPEITLLDLSEECLRMSAARLSRYRPQTCRANLMEPLPLPPQHFDSAAMNLVFHTIPGGWEGKGVILKHVAETLRPGGVLFGTTVLAEGVPMSRFTHKLLLEQHRRGNFQNQGDDPHGLERQLALYFPEYEVRIRGAVAVFRATAG; encoded by the coding sequence ATGACCGAGACCTCGCCCGCTCCCGAGCGGCTGGACCCCCGGATCGCGCACGCGCAGGAGGTGTACACCCGGGGCAAGCTCGCGATCTACGACAAGTGGGTGCTCGGGCTGTTCTGCTCGGCGGTCTGGAAGTGCCCGGCCCACGTGATGCGCAAGCTCTACGACACCTCCGTCGGCCACCGTCACCTGGACATCGGCCCGGGCACCGGATACTTCGTCGACCGCTGCCGCTTCCCGGCGCCGGACCCGGAGATCACCCTGCTCGACCTCAGCGAGGAGTGCCTGCGGATGTCGGCCGCCCGGCTCTCCCGCTACCGGCCGCAGACCTGCCGGGCCAACCTGATGGAGCCGCTGCCGCTGCCCCCGCAGCACTTCGACTCGGCCGCCATGAACCTGGTCTTCCACACCATCCCCGGCGGCTGGGAGGGCAAGGGCGTCATCCTCAAGCACGTGGCCGAGACCCTGCGGCCCGGCGGCGTCCTGTTCGGCACGACCGTCCTCGCCGAGGGCGTCCCGATGAGCCGCTTCACCCACAAGCTGCTGCTCGAGCAGCACCGGCGCGGCAACTTCCAGAACCAGGGCGACGATCCGCACGGCCTCGAGCGCCAACTCGCCCTCTACTTCCCGGAGTACGAGGTGCGGATCCGCGGCGCAGTCGCGGTCTTCCGGGCCACCGCCGGCTGA
- a CDS encoding NAD(P)H-binding protein, with the protein MILVIGATGTVGREVVAGLTAAGHRVRAFTRAAARAGFGPGVEPAEGDLARPETVRAALAGVDGVFVLSAGPDAAAHEAAVAEAVRRGGVRKVVKLSSVAADEPVVGAYGHAQADAERAFARSGAEWTALRAAGFMSNVLQWRASIAAEGRVYQTYGDIPRAVVDPADVAAAAVVCLTSEGHGGRIYRLTGPEALTAPEQAAKVARLLGRPLEYVEAPPEAAARAMAAGGLPPAFAAGLLDALADPDPRRGGTPLPTVQELTGRPAGTFDAWLLRHRGELDPRQAPAR; encoded by the coding sequence GTGATCCTGGTGATCGGTGCGACCGGCACCGTGGGCCGTGAGGTGGTCGCCGGTCTGACCGCCGCCGGCCACCGGGTCCGGGCCTTCACCCGTGCCGCCGCCCGGGCCGGCTTCGGCCCCGGCGTCGAGCCGGCCGAGGGCGACCTGGCCCGGCCGGAGACCGTGCGGGCCGCGCTGGCGGGCGTCGACGGCGTCTTCGTGCTGTCGGCCGGCCCCGATGCCGCCGCGCACGAGGCGGCCGTGGCCGAGGCCGTCCGCCGGGGCGGCGTCCGCAAGGTGGTGAAGCTCTCCTCCGTCGCCGCCGACGAACCGGTGGTCGGCGCCTACGGGCACGCCCAGGCGGATGCCGAGCGGGCGTTCGCCCGGTCCGGCGCCGAGTGGACCGCGCTGCGCGCGGCCGGCTTCATGTCGAACGTCCTGCAGTGGCGGGCGTCGATCGCTGCCGAGGGCAGGGTCTACCAGACCTACGGCGACATCCCGAGAGCCGTCGTCGACCCCGCGGACGTGGCCGCGGCGGCGGTCGTCTGCCTGACCTCCGAGGGGCACGGCGGGCGGATCTACCGGCTCACCGGACCCGAGGCGCTGACCGCGCCCGAGCAGGCGGCGAAGGTCGCCCGCCTGCTCGGGCGCCCGTTGGAGTACGTCGAGGCGCCGCCGGAGGCCGCCGCCCGGGCGATGGCCGCCGGCGGCCTGCCGCCCGCGTTCGCGGCCGGTCTGCTGGACGCGCTCGCCGACCCCGATCCGCGCCGTGGCGGCACCCCGCTGCCGACCGTCCAGGAGCTCACCGGCCGGCCGGCCGGCACCTTCGACGCCTGGCTGCTGCGGCACCGGGGCGAGCTGGACCCGCGGCAGGCTCCGGCGCGCTGA